The following coding sequences are from one Xiphophorus couchianus chromosome 7, X_couchianus-1.0, whole genome shotgun sequence window:
- the LOC114147872 gene encoding choline transporter-like protein 2 isoform X3, protein MPEEEDSYGKHGEPFKHDPSFKGPIQNRSCTDIVCCILFIVAILGYIAVGILAWSQGDPRKAIYPTDSRGDFCGQAGTPLENKRKLFYFNIMKCASPMVLLSFQCPTTQLCVETCPDKFMTLKNAHANDKDFDYYKTFCKETVTRSMSLSEILRDRLCPSMLIPSKSFTRRCFPDLGLKGGVVTVGNSTKFEDGDGKMRDAKDLVDGVKNATVVMEARQVVVKIFEDYTHSWYWILIGLVIAMLLSLLFIVLMRFLAGIMIWIIIIAVIAVIGYGIFHCYMEYANLKNEPGANVTLQELGLQTDFTVYLHIRQTWLAFMIILAIVEVIIILLLIFLRKRILIAIALIKEASKAIRYMMCSMFYPLFTFLLLAIVVAYWAVTAVFLSTSNEAIYKVVNQSACVHSGENCDHANYSTSKMKADCPESECNFAFYGGETVYHKYLIALQFYNVFLFFWCANFVTALGQMSLAGAFASYYWAYSKPGDIPTFPVFSSMGRSLRYHTGSLAFGSLILAIVQIIRVLLEYLDHKLKGAQNKFAKFLLCCLKCCFWCLEKFIKFLNRNAYIMVAIHGKNFCASAMNALNLLMRNLLRVAVVDKVTDFLLFLGKLLIVGLVGVFAFFFFSGRVKAFENTAPNLHYYWVPILTVVIGSYLIAHGFFSVYDMCVDTLFLCFLEDLERNDGSSERPYLMPDSLLKILNKKNKNKAGE, encoded by the exons ATGCCCGAGGAGGAAGATAGCTATGGAAAACACG GTGAACCCTTCAAACACGACCCCTCCTTCAAGGGACCCATCCAGAACAG ATCCTGCACCGATATCGTCTGCTGCATCCTCTTTATTGTCGCTATACTCGGCTATATTGCAGTGGGAATACTTG CCTGGTCCCAAGGCGATCCAAGGAAGGCGATCTACCCAACAGATAGTAGAGGCGACTTCTGCGGACAGGCCGGGACTCCACTCGA GAATAAGAGGAAGTTGTTCTACTTCAACATCATGAAGTGTGCCAGCCCCATGGTGCTGCTTTCATTCCAGTGTCCAACCACACAG CTGTGTGTGGAGACGTGTCCAGACAAGTTCATGACCTTAAAAAATGCCCATGCCAACGACAAAGACTTTGATTACTACAAAACATTCTGCAAGGAGACTGTGACGCGTTCAATG AGTCTATCAGAAATTCTTCGTGATCGTCTCTGCCCCTCTATGCTGATCCCCAGCAAGTCAT TCACCCGTAGGTGCTTTCCGGATTTGGGCCTAAAAGGAGGTGTAGTAACTGTCGGAAACAGCACCAAGTTTGAGGATGGAGATGGAAAAATGAGAGATGCTAAAGATCTTGTGGATGGAGTAAA GAATGCCACTGTGGTCATGGAGGCTCGTCAGGTGGTTGTGAAAATCTTTGAGGATTACACTCATTCCTGGTACTGGATCCTTAT AGGGCTGGTCATCGCCATGCTCCTCAGTCTGCTGTTCATCGTCCTCATGCGCTTCCTGGCCGGCATCATGATCTGGATCATCATCATCGCTGTGATAGCTGTAATAGGATACG GAATCTTCCACTGCTACATGGAGTATGCCAACCTGAAGAACGAGCCGGGCGCTAACGTGACTCTGCAGGAGCTGGGCCTCCAGACAGACTTCACCGTCTACCTGCACATCAGACAAACATGGCTGGCCTTCA TGATTATCCTGGCCATCGTGGAGGTCATCATCATCCTGCTGCTCATCTTCCTGCGGAAGAGGATCCTCATTGCCATTGCTCTCATCAAAGAGGCCAGCAA aGCCATTCGATACATGATGTGTTCCATGTTTTACCCGCTGTTCACCTTCTTGCTCCTGGCAATAGTCGTCGCTTACTGGGCCGTAACTGCTGT CTTCTTGTCCACTTCCAATGAGGCCATCTACAAAGTGGTCAATCAGTCGGCTTGTGTGCACTCTGGAGAAAATTGTGATCATGCT aacTATTCCACAAGTAAGATGAAAGCAGACTGCCCGGAGTCAGAGTGCAATTTTGCCTTCTACGGCGGAGAAACGGTTTACCACAAGTACCTGATTGCCCTGCAGTTCTACAatgtcttcctcttcttctggtGCGCCAACTTCGTCACCGCTCTGGGACAGATGTCTTTAGCTGGGGCTTTCGCCTCCTACTATTGGGCCTACTCCAAGCCAGGCGACATCCCCACCTTCCCGGTGTTTTCCTCCATGGGGAGATCTCTAAG GTATCACACAGGGTCTCTGGCATTTGGTTCTCTAATCTTAGCAATCGTTCAGATCATCAGAGTTCTGCTGGAATATTTGGACCACAAGCTGAAAG GAGCCCAAAACAAATTTGCAAAGTTCCTGCTGTGCTGTCTGAAGTGCTGCTTCTGGTGTTTGGAGAAATTCATCAAGTTCCTGAACAGAAACGCCTACATTATG GTGGCGATCCATGGCAAAAACTTTTGCGCCTCTGCAATGAACGCTCTCAATCTCCTCATGAGAAACCTTCTCAG GGTCGCTGTCGTAGATAAGGTGACggacttcctgttgtttttgggAAAACTGCTCATCGTTGGGCTTGTGG GGGTCTttgccttctttttcttctctggaaGAGTGAAAGCCTTTGAGAATACAGCTCCCAACCTGCACTATTACTGGGTGCCAATCCTG ACTGTGGTGATTGGCTCGTATCTCATCGCCCACGGGTTCTTCAGTGTATACGACATGTGTGTGGACACgctgttcctctgtttct TGGAGGACCTGGAGAGGAATGATGGGAGTTCTGAGAGGCCATACCTGATGCCCGATAGCCTCCTCAAGATCCTAAATAAGAAGAACAAGAACAAAGCAGGGGAGTAG
- the LOC114147872 gene encoding choline transporter-like protein 2 isoform X2 encodes MELEEKKKYGEPFKHDPSFKGPIQNRSCTDIVCCILFIVAILGYIAVGILAWSQGDPRKAIYPTDSRGDFCGQAGTPLENKRKLFYFNIMKCASPMVLLSFQCPTTQLCVETCPDKFMTLKNAHANDKDFDYYKTFCKETVTRSMSLSEILRDRLCPSMLIPSKSFTRRCFPDLGLKGGVVTVGNSTKFEDGDGKMRDAKDLVDGVKNATVVMEARQVVVKIFEDYTHSWYWILIGLVIAMLLSLLFIVLMRFLAGIMIWIIIIAVIAVIGYGIFHCYMEYANLKNEPGANVTLQELGLQTDFTVYLHIRQTWLAFMIILAIVEVIIILLLIFLRKRILIAIALIKEASKAIRYMMCSMFYPLFTFLLLAIVVAYWAVTAVFLSTSNEAIYKVVNQSACVHSGENCDHANYSTSKMKADCPESECNFAFYGGETVYHKYLIALQFYNVFLFFWCANFVTALGQMSLAGAFASYYWAYSKPGDIPTFPVFSSMGRSLRYHTGSLAFGSLILAIVQIIRVLLEYLDHKLKGAQNKFAKFLLCCLKCCFWCLEKFIKFLNRNAYIMVAIHGKNFCASAMNALNLLMRNLLRVAVVDKVTDFLLFLGKLLIVGLVGVFAFFFFSGRVKAFENTAPNLHYYWVPILTVVIGSYLIAHGFFSVYDMCVDTLFLCFCEDLERNDGSPARPYYMSTTIREILWKGEVADQSASAALQPQDEDGALKNPQEKDEL; translated from the exons atggagctggaggagaagaagaaatatg GTGAACCCTTCAAACACGACCCCTCCTTCAAGGGACCCATCCAGAACAG ATCCTGCACCGATATCGTCTGCTGCATCCTCTTTATTGTCGCTATACTCGGCTATATTGCAGTGGGAATACTTG CCTGGTCCCAAGGCGATCCAAGGAAGGCGATCTACCCAACAGATAGTAGAGGCGACTTCTGCGGACAGGCCGGGACTCCACTCGA GAATAAGAGGAAGTTGTTCTACTTCAACATCATGAAGTGTGCCAGCCCCATGGTGCTGCTTTCATTCCAGTGTCCAACCACACAG CTGTGTGTGGAGACGTGTCCAGACAAGTTCATGACCTTAAAAAATGCCCATGCCAACGACAAAGACTTTGATTACTACAAAACATTCTGCAAGGAGACTGTGACGCGTTCAATG AGTCTATCAGAAATTCTTCGTGATCGTCTCTGCCCCTCTATGCTGATCCCCAGCAAGTCAT TCACCCGTAGGTGCTTTCCGGATTTGGGCCTAAAAGGAGGTGTAGTAACTGTCGGAAACAGCACCAAGTTTGAGGATGGAGATGGAAAAATGAGAGATGCTAAAGATCTTGTGGATGGAGTAAA GAATGCCACTGTGGTCATGGAGGCTCGTCAGGTGGTTGTGAAAATCTTTGAGGATTACACTCATTCCTGGTACTGGATCCTTAT AGGGCTGGTCATCGCCATGCTCCTCAGTCTGCTGTTCATCGTCCTCATGCGCTTCCTGGCCGGCATCATGATCTGGATCATCATCATCGCTGTGATAGCTGTAATAGGATACG GAATCTTCCACTGCTACATGGAGTATGCCAACCTGAAGAACGAGCCGGGCGCTAACGTGACTCTGCAGGAGCTGGGCCTCCAGACAGACTTCACCGTCTACCTGCACATCAGACAAACATGGCTGGCCTTCA TGATTATCCTGGCCATCGTGGAGGTCATCATCATCCTGCTGCTCATCTTCCTGCGGAAGAGGATCCTCATTGCCATTGCTCTCATCAAAGAGGCCAGCAA aGCCATTCGATACATGATGTGTTCCATGTTTTACCCGCTGTTCACCTTCTTGCTCCTGGCAATAGTCGTCGCTTACTGGGCCGTAACTGCTGT CTTCTTGTCCACTTCCAATGAGGCCATCTACAAAGTGGTCAATCAGTCGGCTTGTGTGCACTCTGGAGAAAATTGTGATCATGCT aacTATTCCACAAGTAAGATGAAAGCAGACTGCCCGGAGTCAGAGTGCAATTTTGCCTTCTACGGCGGAGAAACGGTTTACCACAAGTACCTGATTGCCCTGCAGTTCTACAatgtcttcctcttcttctggtGCGCCAACTTCGTCACCGCTCTGGGACAGATGTCTTTAGCTGGGGCTTTCGCCTCCTACTATTGGGCCTACTCCAAGCCAGGCGACATCCCCACCTTCCCGGTGTTTTCCTCCATGGGGAGATCTCTAAG GTATCACACAGGGTCTCTGGCATTTGGTTCTCTAATCTTAGCAATCGTTCAGATCATCAGAGTTCTGCTGGAATATTTGGACCACAAGCTGAAAG GAGCCCAAAACAAATTTGCAAAGTTCCTGCTGTGCTGTCTGAAGTGCTGCTTCTGGTGTTTGGAGAAATTCATCAAGTTCCTGAACAGAAACGCCTACATTATG GTGGCGATCCATGGCAAAAACTTTTGCGCCTCTGCAATGAACGCTCTCAATCTCCTCATGAGAAACCTTCTCAG GGTCGCTGTCGTAGATAAGGTGACggacttcctgttgtttttgggAAAACTGCTCATCGTTGGGCTTGTGG GGGTCTttgccttctttttcttctctggaaGAGTGAAAGCCTTTGAGAATACAGCTCCCAACCTGCACTATTACTGGGTGCCAATCCTG ACTGTGGTGATTGGCTCGTATCTCATCGCCCACGGGTTCTTCAGTGTATACGACATGTGTGTGGACACgctgttcctctgtttct GTGAAGACCTGGAACGCAATGACGGCTCACCTGCGAGGCCTTATTACATGTCAACAACTATCCGGGAGATTCTGTGGAAGGGCGAGGTGGCAGATCAGAGTGCCTCTGCTGCACTGCAGCCTCAGGATGAAGACGGCGCGCTGAAAAATCCCCAGGAGAAGGACGAACTCTAG
- the LOC114147872 gene encoding choline transporter-like protein 2 isoform X1 — protein MPEEEDSYGKHGEPFKHDPSFKGPIQNRSCTDIVCCILFIVAILGYIAVGILAWSQGDPRKAIYPTDSRGDFCGQAGTPLENKRKLFYFNIMKCASPMVLLSFQCPTTQLCVETCPDKFMTLKNAHANDKDFDYYKTFCKETVTRSMSLSEILRDRLCPSMLIPSKSFTRRCFPDLGLKGGVVTVGNSTKFEDGDGKMRDAKDLVDGVKNATVVMEARQVVVKIFEDYTHSWYWILIGLVIAMLLSLLFIVLMRFLAGIMIWIIIIAVIAVIGYGIFHCYMEYANLKNEPGANVTLQELGLQTDFTVYLHIRQTWLAFMIILAIVEVIIILLLIFLRKRILIAIALIKEASKAIRYMMCSMFYPLFTFLLLAIVVAYWAVTAVFLSTSNEAIYKVVNQSACVHSGENCDHANYSTSKMKADCPESECNFAFYGGETVYHKYLIALQFYNVFLFFWCANFVTALGQMSLAGAFASYYWAYSKPGDIPTFPVFSSMGRSLRYHTGSLAFGSLILAIVQIIRVLLEYLDHKLKGAQNKFAKFLLCCLKCCFWCLEKFIKFLNRNAYIMVAIHGKNFCASAMNALNLLMRNLLRVAVVDKVTDFLLFLGKLLIVGLVGVFAFFFFSGRVKAFENTAPNLHYYWVPILTVVIGSYLIAHGFFSVYDMCVDTLFLCFCEDLERNDGSPARPYYMSTTIREILWKGEVADQSASAALQPQDEDGALKNPQEKDEL, from the exons ATGCCCGAGGAGGAAGATAGCTATGGAAAACACG GTGAACCCTTCAAACACGACCCCTCCTTCAAGGGACCCATCCAGAACAG ATCCTGCACCGATATCGTCTGCTGCATCCTCTTTATTGTCGCTATACTCGGCTATATTGCAGTGGGAATACTTG CCTGGTCCCAAGGCGATCCAAGGAAGGCGATCTACCCAACAGATAGTAGAGGCGACTTCTGCGGACAGGCCGGGACTCCACTCGA GAATAAGAGGAAGTTGTTCTACTTCAACATCATGAAGTGTGCCAGCCCCATGGTGCTGCTTTCATTCCAGTGTCCAACCACACAG CTGTGTGTGGAGACGTGTCCAGACAAGTTCATGACCTTAAAAAATGCCCATGCCAACGACAAAGACTTTGATTACTACAAAACATTCTGCAAGGAGACTGTGACGCGTTCAATG AGTCTATCAGAAATTCTTCGTGATCGTCTCTGCCCCTCTATGCTGATCCCCAGCAAGTCAT TCACCCGTAGGTGCTTTCCGGATTTGGGCCTAAAAGGAGGTGTAGTAACTGTCGGAAACAGCACCAAGTTTGAGGATGGAGATGGAAAAATGAGAGATGCTAAAGATCTTGTGGATGGAGTAAA GAATGCCACTGTGGTCATGGAGGCTCGTCAGGTGGTTGTGAAAATCTTTGAGGATTACACTCATTCCTGGTACTGGATCCTTAT AGGGCTGGTCATCGCCATGCTCCTCAGTCTGCTGTTCATCGTCCTCATGCGCTTCCTGGCCGGCATCATGATCTGGATCATCATCATCGCTGTGATAGCTGTAATAGGATACG GAATCTTCCACTGCTACATGGAGTATGCCAACCTGAAGAACGAGCCGGGCGCTAACGTGACTCTGCAGGAGCTGGGCCTCCAGACAGACTTCACCGTCTACCTGCACATCAGACAAACATGGCTGGCCTTCA TGATTATCCTGGCCATCGTGGAGGTCATCATCATCCTGCTGCTCATCTTCCTGCGGAAGAGGATCCTCATTGCCATTGCTCTCATCAAAGAGGCCAGCAA aGCCATTCGATACATGATGTGTTCCATGTTTTACCCGCTGTTCACCTTCTTGCTCCTGGCAATAGTCGTCGCTTACTGGGCCGTAACTGCTGT CTTCTTGTCCACTTCCAATGAGGCCATCTACAAAGTGGTCAATCAGTCGGCTTGTGTGCACTCTGGAGAAAATTGTGATCATGCT aacTATTCCACAAGTAAGATGAAAGCAGACTGCCCGGAGTCAGAGTGCAATTTTGCCTTCTACGGCGGAGAAACGGTTTACCACAAGTACCTGATTGCCCTGCAGTTCTACAatgtcttcctcttcttctggtGCGCCAACTTCGTCACCGCTCTGGGACAGATGTCTTTAGCTGGGGCTTTCGCCTCCTACTATTGGGCCTACTCCAAGCCAGGCGACATCCCCACCTTCCCGGTGTTTTCCTCCATGGGGAGATCTCTAAG GTATCACACAGGGTCTCTGGCATTTGGTTCTCTAATCTTAGCAATCGTTCAGATCATCAGAGTTCTGCTGGAATATTTGGACCACAAGCTGAAAG GAGCCCAAAACAAATTTGCAAAGTTCCTGCTGTGCTGTCTGAAGTGCTGCTTCTGGTGTTTGGAGAAATTCATCAAGTTCCTGAACAGAAACGCCTACATTATG GTGGCGATCCATGGCAAAAACTTTTGCGCCTCTGCAATGAACGCTCTCAATCTCCTCATGAGAAACCTTCTCAG GGTCGCTGTCGTAGATAAGGTGACggacttcctgttgtttttgggAAAACTGCTCATCGTTGGGCTTGTGG GGGTCTttgccttctttttcttctctggaaGAGTGAAAGCCTTTGAGAATACAGCTCCCAACCTGCACTATTACTGGGTGCCAATCCTG ACTGTGGTGATTGGCTCGTATCTCATCGCCCACGGGTTCTTCAGTGTATACGACATGTGTGTGGACACgctgttcctctgtttct GTGAAGACCTGGAACGCAATGACGGCTCACCTGCGAGGCCTTATTACATGTCAACAACTATCCGGGAGATTCTGTGGAAGGGCGAGGTGGCAGATCAGAGTGCCTCTGCTGCACTGCAGCCTCAGGATGAAGACGGCGCGCTGAAAAATCCCCAGGAGAAGGACGAACTCTAG
- the gcdhb gene encoding glutaryl-CoA dehydrogenase b codes for MALRSTVCRLLVNPHRCAFFSASRAQGTAAATRPDAEKSDQRAKPPKVQFDWRDALDLEGQLTEEEVLIRDSFRTYCQEKLMPRILLANRNEVFHREIVSEMGEMGVLGPTIKGYGCAGTSYVAYGLIAREVERVDSGYRSVMSVQSSLVMHPINAYGTEAQKQKYLPKLARGETLGCFGLTEPNHGSDPGSMETRAKYNPSSRTYTLNGSKTWITNSPVADVAVVWAKCDDWKIRGFILERGMKGFSTPKIEGKFSLRASATGMILMDEVEVPEENLLPKAVGLGGPFGCLNNARYGIAWGSLGAAEFCFHAARQYTLDRIQFGVPLARNQLMQKKMADMLTEITIGLHSCLQLGRLIDEKKAAPEMISMLKRNSCGKALDIARQARDMLGGNGIADEYHVIRHVMNLEAVNTYEGTHDIHALILGRAITGLQSFTVGK; via the exons ATGGCGTTGAGGAGCACCGTGTGTCGCCTGTTGGTGAACCCCCACAGGTGCGCCTTCTTCTCAGCCTCCAGAGCCCAGGGCACCGCTGCAGCTACCAGGCCTG ATGCAGAAAAGTCTGATCAGAGGGCTAAACCAC CTAAAGTCCAGTTCGACTGGAGGGACGCTCTGGACCTGGAGGGCCAGCTGACCGAGGAGGAGGTCCTGATCAGGGATTCCTTCAGGACGTACTGCCAGGAGAAGCTCATGCCTCGAATCCTGCTGGCTAACAGAAACGAAG TGTTCCACAGAGAGATTGTGTCTGAAATGGGAGAGATGGGAGTCCTCGGCCCTACGATTAAAG GGTACGGCTGTGCCGGGACGAGCTACGTGGCGTACGGTTTGATCGCCAGGGAAGTGGAGAGGGTGGACAGCGGCTATCGCTCTGTCATGAGCGTGCAGTCATCGCTGGTCATGCACCCTATCAATGCTTACGGCACAGAGGCGCAGAAACAGAAATACCTCCCAAAGCTGG CTCGTGGAGAAACCCTGGGCTGCTTCGGCTTGACGGAGCCCAATCATGGCAGCGACCCCGGCAGCATGGAGACCAGAGCTAAATATAACCCGTCCAGCCGCACCTACACCCTGAACGGCTCCAAGACCTG GATCACCAACTCTCCGGTGGCAGACGTGGCCGTGGTCTGGGCTAAATGTGATGACTGGAAGATCCGCGGCTTCATCCTGGAGCGCGGCATGAAGGGCTTCTCCACGCCAAAGATCGAAGGGAAGTTCTCCCTGAGGGCATCGGCCACTGGGATGATCCTCATGGATGAAGTTGAGGTTCCTGAGGAGAACCTGCTTCCCAAAGCCGTCGGTCTAGGC GGTCCGTTCGGTTGCCTGAACAACGCCCGCTATGGTATCGCATGGGGTTCTCTGGGAGCGGCAGAGTTCTGCTTCCACGCGGCTCGTCAgtacactctggacag AATCCAGTTTGGTGTGCCTCTGGCCCGGAATCAGCTGATGCAGAAGAAAATGGCGGACATGTTGACGGAGATCACCATCGGTCTGCATTCCTGTCTCCAGCTGGGCAGgcttattgatgaaaaaaa AGCTGCGCCGGAGATGATCTCCATGCTGAAGAGGAACAGCTGCGGTAAAGCTCTGGACATCGCCAGGCAGGCCAGAGACATGTTGGGCGGCAACGGGATCGCCGACGAATATCACGTCATCCGCCACGTCATGAACCTGGAGGCCGTCAACACGTACGAAG GTACTCACGACATCCACGCCCTGATCCTGGGCAGAGCCATCACCGGCTTGCAGTCCTTCACTGTTGGCAAATAA